A window of Synchiropus splendidus isolate RoL2022-P1 chromosome 9, RoL_Sspl_1.0, whole genome shotgun sequence contains these coding sequences:
- the sgpl1 gene encoding sphingosine-1-phosphate lyase 1 isoform X2 produces the protein MSSASALETYKEMLLLYLEEGRRQVNSHCADLEPWQIIGASVLTTLGVVWAHSFLFQQESLKSRVKKKCFRLIRKIPFVGGAIQSQLNKALDDMSTSLCTLKAGMSYATKLPSKGLTQDQVLDKIREYQTLNEVRWEKGCVSGAVYWGDETLTKLLVKVYGDFAWSNPLHPDIFPGVRKMEAEVVRMACTLFRGGPNSCGTVTSGGTESILMACKAYRDMAYERGVKYPEILAPVSVHAAFDKAAHYFGMKLVHIPLDKKTMKVDVKAMKRAISRNTAMLVCSAPQFPHGIMDPIEEVGKLAVRYNLPLHVDACLGGFLIVFMAKCGYKLAPFDFSVKGVTSISADTHKYGYAPKGSSVILYSDKKYRHHQYFVAPDWQGGIYASPSIAGSRPGGIIAACWATMMHMGENGYIDATRKIISAARKIKTEVRKINGVFVFGNPEVSVVAIGSDVFDIFRLSNGLTAKGWNLNTLQYPSSIHICCTVLHTQPGVVEQFVRDVREEVGLIMKNPKEKTTGMGAIYGMAQSIPDRSMVTEISRGFLDCLYSTEVPKTNSNHMNGNGKAH, from the exons ATGTCATCCGCg AGTGCCTTGGAGACGTACAaggagatgctgctgctgtaccTGGAGGAAGGCCGGCGGCAGGTGAACTCGCACTGCGCCGACCTGGAGCCGTGGCAGATCATCGGAGCCTCGGTCCTCACAACACTCGGAGTAGTCTGGGCCCACAGCTTCCTTTTCCAGCAAGAAA GCCTCAAGTCCAGAGTGAAGAAGAAATGTTTCCGACTCATCCGCAAAATACCCTTCGTCGGCGGGGCG ATTCAGAGTCAGCTGAACAAGGCGTTGGATGACATGTCTACCAGCCTGTGCACCCTGAAGGCTGGGATGAGCTACGCCACAAAGCTGCCCTCAAAAGGCCTCACACAGGACCAAGTGCTGGACAAAATCCGAGAGTACCAGACTCTGA ATGAGGTGCGCTGGGAGAAAGGCTGCGTTTCAGGTGCAGTCTACTGGGGCGATGAGACGCTGACTAAACTTCTGGTGAag GTGTATGGGGATTTTGCATGGAGCAACCCCCTCCACCCAGACATCTTCCCCGGCGTGAGGAAGATGGAGGCCGAGGTGGTGAGGATGGCCTGCACTCTTTTCCGCGGGGGCCCCAACTCCTGCGGCACA GTCACCTCTGGGGGGACCGAGAGTATCCTGATGGCCTGCAAGGCGTACCGGGACATGGCGTACGAGCGAGGTGTCAAATACCCAGAAAT ACTGGCACCAGTGAGCGTACATGCCGCCTTCGACAAGGCAGCACACTACTTTGGAATGAAGCTTGTCCACATCCCACTGGACAAGAAGACCATGAAAGTAGACGTGAAG GCTATGAAGAGAGCCATCAGCCGGAACACGGCCATGCTGGTGTGCTCGGCGCCACAGTTCCCACACGGCATCATGGATCCAATTGAGGAAGTAGGCAAG CTGGCAGTGCGCTACAACCTCCCGCTGCATGTGGACGCCTGCCTGGGCGGGTTTCTCATCGTCTTCATGGCCAAGTGTGGTTACAAACTCGCACCGTTTGACTTCAGCGTGAAAGGTGTGACCAGCATCtccgcagacacacacaag TACGGCTACGCTCCAAAAGGTTCCTCCGTGATCCTCTACAGTGACAAAAAGTACCGTCACCACCAGTACTTCGTGGCTCCGGACTGGCAGGGTGGGATCTACGCCTCCCCCTCTATAGCTGGATCCAGGCCCGGGGGAATCATCGCAGCCTGCTGGGCCACCATGATGCACATGGGAGAGAATGGCTACATCGACGCCACCAGGAAGATCATCAGTGCCGCACGCAAGATCAAAACCGA GGTTCGGAAGATCAATGGTGTGTTCGTCTTCGGGAATCCTGAAGTGTCTGTCGTGGCCATCGGATCCGACGTCTTTGACATTTTCCGGCTGTCAAACGGGTTGACGGCGAAGGGCTGGAACCTGAACACGCTGCAGTACCCCTCCAG CATCCACATTTGCTGCACCGTCCTGCACACGCAGCCGGGCGTGGTGGAGCAGTTTGTCAGAGATGTCAGGGAGGAAGTGGGCCTCATCATGAAGAACCCCAAAGAGAAAACCACAGGAATG GGCGCCATCTACGGCATGGCCCAGTCCATCCCAGACAGGTCCATGGTGACGGAGATCTCCAGGGGCTTTCTGGACTGTCTCTACAGCACTGAGGTGCCCAAGACCAACAGCAACCACATGAACGGTAATGGCAAAGCCCACTGA
- the sgpl1 gene encoding sphingosine-1-phosphate lyase 1 isoform X1: protein MDYWSALETYKEMLLLYLEEGRRQVNSHCADLEPWQIIGASVLTTLGVVWAHSFLFQQESLKSRVKKKCFRLIRKIPFVGGAIQSQLNKALDDMSTSLCTLKAGMSYATKLPSKGLTQDQVLDKIREYQTLNEVRWEKGCVSGAVYWGDETLTKLLVKVYGDFAWSNPLHPDIFPGVRKMEAEVVRMACTLFRGGPNSCGTVTSGGTESILMACKAYRDMAYERGVKYPEILAPVSVHAAFDKAAHYFGMKLVHIPLDKKTMKVDVKAMKRAISRNTAMLVCSAPQFPHGIMDPIEEVGKLAVRYNLPLHVDACLGGFLIVFMAKCGYKLAPFDFSVKGVTSISADTHKYGYAPKGSSVILYSDKKYRHHQYFVAPDWQGGIYASPSIAGSRPGGIIAACWATMMHMGENGYIDATRKIISAARKIKTEVRKINGVFVFGNPEVSVVAIGSDVFDIFRLSNGLTAKGWNLNTLQYPSSIHICCTVLHTQPGVVEQFVRDVREEVGLIMKNPKEKTTGMGAIYGMAQSIPDRSMVTEISRGFLDCLYSTEVPKTNSNHMNGNGKAH from the exons AGTGCCTTGGAGACGTACAaggagatgctgctgctgtaccTGGAGGAAGGCCGGCGGCAGGTGAACTCGCACTGCGCCGACCTGGAGCCGTGGCAGATCATCGGAGCCTCGGTCCTCACAACACTCGGAGTAGTCTGGGCCCACAGCTTCCTTTTCCAGCAAGAAA GCCTCAAGTCCAGAGTGAAGAAGAAATGTTTCCGACTCATCCGCAAAATACCCTTCGTCGGCGGGGCG ATTCAGAGTCAGCTGAACAAGGCGTTGGATGACATGTCTACCAGCCTGTGCACCCTGAAGGCTGGGATGAGCTACGCCACAAAGCTGCCCTCAAAAGGCCTCACACAGGACCAAGTGCTGGACAAAATCCGAGAGTACCAGACTCTGA ATGAGGTGCGCTGGGAGAAAGGCTGCGTTTCAGGTGCAGTCTACTGGGGCGATGAGACGCTGACTAAACTTCTGGTGAag GTGTATGGGGATTTTGCATGGAGCAACCCCCTCCACCCAGACATCTTCCCCGGCGTGAGGAAGATGGAGGCCGAGGTGGTGAGGATGGCCTGCACTCTTTTCCGCGGGGGCCCCAACTCCTGCGGCACA GTCACCTCTGGGGGGACCGAGAGTATCCTGATGGCCTGCAAGGCGTACCGGGACATGGCGTACGAGCGAGGTGTCAAATACCCAGAAAT ACTGGCACCAGTGAGCGTACATGCCGCCTTCGACAAGGCAGCACACTACTTTGGAATGAAGCTTGTCCACATCCCACTGGACAAGAAGACCATGAAAGTAGACGTGAAG GCTATGAAGAGAGCCATCAGCCGGAACACGGCCATGCTGGTGTGCTCGGCGCCACAGTTCCCACACGGCATCATGGATCCAATTGAGGAAGTAGGCAAG CTGGCAGTGCGCTACAACCTCCCGCTGCATGTGGACGCCTGCCTGGGCGGGTTTCTCATCGTCTTCATGGCCAAGTGTGGTTACAAACTCGCACCGTTTGACTTCAGCGTGAAAGGTGTGACCAGCATCtccgcagacacacacaag TACGGCTACGCTCCAAAAGGTTCCTCCGTGATCCTCTACAGTGACAAAAAGTACCGTCACCACCAGTACTTCGTGGCTCCGGACTGGCAGGGTGGGATCTACGCCTCCCCCTCTATAGCTGGATCCAGGCCCGGGGGAATCATCGCAGCCTGCTGGGCCACCATGATGCACATGGGAGAGAATGGCTACATCGACGCCACCAGGAAGATCATCAGTGCCGCACGCAAGATCAAAACCGA GGTTCGGAAGATCAATGGTGTGTTCGTCTTCGGGAATCCTGAAGTGTCTGTCGTGGCCATCGGATCCGACGTCTTTGACATTTTCCGGCTGTCAAACGGGTTGACGGCGAAGGGCTGGAACCTGAACACGCTGCAGTACCCCTCCAG CATCCACATTTGCTGCACCGTCCTGCACACGCAGCCGGGCGTGGTGGAGCAGTTTGTCAGAGATGTCAGGGAGGAAGTGGGCCTCATCATGAAGAACCCCAAAGAGAAAACCACAGGAATG GGCGCCATCTACGGCATGGCCCAGTCCATCCCAGACAGGTCCATGGTGACGGAGATCTCCAGGGGCTTTCTGGACTGTCTCTACAGCACTGAGGTGCCCAAGACCAACAGCAACCACATGAACGGTAATGGCAAAGCCCACTGA